The following proteins are encoded in a genomic region of Spirosoma sp. SC4-14:
- a CDS encoding phosphotransferase gives MLLTGFTIAHYLLDKGYLSPDAILDGMFTAHLASSRNTNYIINRDAGKGALFVKQVQAWDQEKIQTLRTEATCYWLANNELGYEQLREFLPNYIAFDVQNHILITEAISGAISLNDFYLQQRQFPRQLAIRQAELLGSFHKNIAQSIQDTPGFRLFKKQQPVVFMWSASGFPAYSGQQSQAERQMVQLITQNNDYMKRLAAVREQWQATSLTHGDIKPANFLINQDALTTGHYSLRLIDWETADIGDPCWDVAAIFQSYLYYWIYHEPLPGNTDQNPYASYGFSLETMQPSMQLFWQTYVRQMDWSAEEAQTNLQKIIGYCALKLIHTCYETIQQAPAMPPHSARLLQLSLNMLRSPDEAIGSVLGISTTVRL, from the coding sequence ATGCTGCTCACCGGTTTTACTATCGCTCATTATTTGCTGGATAAAGGCTATTTATCGCCCGACGCCATACTCGACGGAATGTTTACGGCGCATCTGGCGTCCAGCCGAAATACCAACTACATAATCAATCGGGATGCGGGCAAAGGCGCGCTGTTTGTGAAGCAGGTGCAGGCATGGGATCAGGAGAAAATTCAGACCCTGCGCACCGAAGCAACCTGCTACTGGCTGGCTAACAACGAGTTGGGGTATGAACAGCTTCGTGAGTTTTTGCCAAATTACATCGCTTTCGATGTGCAGAACCATATTCTCATTACGGAGGCTATATCGGGAGCCATCAGCCTTAATGATTTTTATTTGCAGCAACGGCAATTTCCGCGTCAACTGGCTATCCGACAGGCCGAGCTGCTTGGATCGTTTCATAAAAATATCGCGCAGTCGATTCAGGATACTCCTGGCTTCCGGTTATTCAAAAAACAGCAGCCGGTTGTGTTTATGTGGAGTGCTTCGGGGTTTCCGGCCTATTCGGGGCAGCAAAGTCAGGCCGAGCGGCAGATGGTTCAACTCATTACGCAGAACAACGATTATATGAAACGCCTGGCAGCGGTTCGGGAGCAATGGCAGGCTACCAGCCTGACACATGGCGATATAAAACCGGCTAACTTTCTGATTAATCAGGATGCGCTGACGACCGGCCACTATTCGCTCCGGCTCATCGATTGGGAAACCGCCGACATTGGTGATCCGTGCTGGGATGTAGCCGCTATTTTTCAGAGTTATCTGTACTACTGGATTTATCACGAACCACTCCCGGGAAATACGGATCAGAATCCGTATGCCAGCTACGGTTTTTCGCTCGAAACCATGCAGCCATCCATGCAATTGTTCTGGCAAACCTATGTGCGGCAGATGGACTGGAGCGCCGAAGAGGCACAGACGAATCTCCAGAAAATTATTGGCTATTGCGCCCTAAAACTCATTCATACCTGCTACGAAACCATTCAGCAGGCACCCGCCATGCCGCCCCATAGCGCCCGACTCCTGCAACTCAGCCTAAATATGTTACGCTCTCCCGACGAAGCCATTGGGTCGGTATTGGGCATCTCAACAACGGTACGACTATGA
- a CDS encoding S8 family serine peptidase: MPAKTKVDKSKVLYAHASVRSLGGTSLFDVQPEAIRSTNVNGFFANPNLVNDAVNRLKANGFDVLQVGDTTISIAAPIETYEKVFKTKIVSEDRPVIKAFAQEDEAEFFDTTDTPISGLIDTSKSNMADVLEGVAINEPVYFMANKFAPAKAYWHLTVPGDVSMGMNADRAHRANYTGRGVKALMVDSGWYRHPYFTARGYRVAPVVLGPGATAADHDESGHGTGESANLLAVAPDTDFGLVKMNFVDSVGGFNAAVALNPAIISCSWGSSKQFGPLSAADNVLAAAIANAVRQGIIVVFSAGNGHWGFPGQHPDVISAGGAFMQPDGSLQASNYASGFASNIYPGRSVPDVCGLVGMLPRAAYIMLPIEPGDEIDTGLAGGVHPAADETANNDGWAAFSGTSAAAPMLAGICALMKQAYPRMTPAEARDFLKRTAIDVTTGVNALGNAAGVGPDLATGYGLADAYRATMLARLRAIITSGGFPLPVPIIPPVAPTAVVAPVDEFPQALFGNGSVAHNDLEAIEELMIGSHMGY; the protein is encoded by the coding sequence ATGCCTGCCAAAACCAAAGTCGACAAGAGTAAAGTATTGTATGCACACGCTTCGGTGCGTTCGCTGGGCGGTACGTCGTTATTCGATGTTCAGCCCGAAGCCATCAGAAGTACGAACGTAAACGGATTCTTCGCCAATCCGAATCTTGTGAACGATGCCGTTAATCGTTTAAAAGCCAATGGCTTCGACGTACTTCAGGTTGGCGACACCACCATTTCCATTGCGGCCCCTATCGAAACCTACGAGAAAGTTTTCAAAACGAAGATTGTGAGTGAAGATCGGCCGGTGATTAAAGCGTTTGCGCAGGAGGATGAGGCCGAATTTTTCGATACAACCGATACGCCCATATCTGGCCTGATCGATACCAGCAAGAGCAATATGGCCGATGTGCTCGAAGGGGTGGCCATCAACGAGCCAGTCTATTTCATGGCAAACAAATTTGCGCCAGCAAAAGCCTATTGGCACCTGACCGTTCCGGGCGATGTGTCGATGGGCATGAATGCCGATCGGGCGCATCGGGCCAACTACACCGGTCGTGGCGTAAAAGCTCTGATGGTTGATTCGGGCTGGTATCGGCATCCGTATTTTACGGCACGAGGCTACCGGGTAGCACCGGTTGTGCTGGGGCCGGGAGCGACAGCCGCCGACCATGACGAAAGCGGCCACGGCACGGGCGAATCGGCAAATCTGCTGGCGGTGGCACCCGATACGGATTTTGGCCTGGTGAAAATGAATTTTGTCGATTCGGTGGGTGGGTTCAATGCCGCCGTAGCGCTGAATCCGGCCATTATTTCGTGCAGTTGGGGCAGCAGCAAACAGTTTGGCCCACTCTCGGCGGCCGATAATGTACTGGCGGCTGCTATTGCCAATGCCGTCCGGCAGGGAATTATTGTGGTATTCTCGGCCGGTAATGGCCATTGGGGTTTTCCGGGCCAACACCCCGACGTGATTTCGGCGGGTGGGGCCTTCATGCAGCCCGATGGATCGTTGCAGGCCAGCAACTATGCCAGTGGTTTTGCCAGTAATATCTATCCTGGTCGTAGTGTGCCCGATGTATGCGGCTTGGTGGGTATGCTGCCCCGAGCAGCTTACATCATGCTACCCATTGAACCCGGCGACGAAATTGATACCGGGCTGGCCGGTGGTGTGCATCCTGCGGCCGACGAAACGGCCAATAACGACGGCTGGGCTGCTTTTAGCGGTACGTCGGCGGCTGCCCCTATGCTGGCGGGTATTTGTGCCCTAATGAAACAGGCTTATCCGCGTATGACGCCTGCCGAAGCCCGCGATTTCCTGAAACGAACAGCCATTGATGTAACAACGGGCGTAAATGCATTGGGCAATGCTGCTGGTGTTGGCCCTGATCTGGCCACAGGTTACGGACTGGCCGATGCGTACCGTGCTACCATGCTGGCTCGGCTACGGGCGATAATTACGAGTGGTGGTTTCCCGTTGCCGGTACCCATCATACCCCCTGTGGCACCGACAGCCGTCGTGGCACCTGTCGATGAGTTTCCGCAGGCTTTGTTTGGTAACGGCTCTGTTGCGCACAACGATCTGGAAGCTATTGAAGAGCTAATGATCGGGAGCCATATGGGCTACTAA
- a CDS encoding T3SS effector HopA1 family protein, translating to MNTYYEQQLDAILNGLWIDMEQRLITVKHDRSQTSYTPETLQATLSGLIYRYFYCAGHSELILSNTTTDQSFVDELSHRNHSVERFDNAWSVETVDMAGIPYATKGNDRRMLYAGEFVYDSPKRGPVQAGDSVRVLMHREHRDTQTGFYYVFSQTPGDESTTLQTRLYFHTSPAGSLWLVDWLTQTLNSYKIPFQFKCLNHPDLYGRSDSAVLYLQKPHVNLVLELLADVFSELSTWLQPATPLFTRQLAAGIGFAESPPNASESFGTSRCGLIAQGIAGAVQNQQPAESYRAAVLAVFEQIGLSIEEPYRNPCSAYSYAFPIYSVN from the coding sequence ATGAACACCTATTATGAACAACAGCTCGACGCGATTCTGAACGGATTGTGGATCGATATGGAGCAGCGGTTAATTACGGTGAAGCATGATCGGTCGCAAACGAGTTATACGCCCGAGACCTTGCAGGCTACACTGTCGGGGTTGATTTACCGATACTTCTATTGTGCCGGACATTCGGAGCTGATTCTTTCGAACACCACTACAGACCAATCGTTCGTAGATGAGCTTAGCCATCGGAATCATAGTGTCGAACGCTTCGATAACGCCTGGTCGGTCGAAACCGTCGATATGGCAGGTATACCGTATGCCACCAAAGGCAACGACCGCCGAATGCTCTATGCCGGAGAGTTTGTTTATGATTCGCCGAAGCGGGGACCGGTTCAGGCGGGCGATTCGGTGCGGGTGCTGATGCATCGGGAGCACCGCGACACGCAGACGGGTTTTTATTATGTTTTTAGCCAGACACCCGGCGATGAGTCGACCACGTTGCAGACGCGGCTCTATTTTCATACAAGCCCCGCAGGAAGCCTTTGGCTGGTAGATTGGCTAACCCAAACGCTCAATAGCTATAAAATACCTTTTCAGTTCAAGTGCCTCAATCATCCTGACCTCTATGGTCGGAGCGATTCGGCTGTCTTGTATCTTCAAAAACCGCACGTCAATCTGGTACTGGAACTTCTGGCTGATGTTTTTTCGGAATTATCGACCTGGCTGCAACCCGCTACTCCGCTGTTTACCCGACAGCTTGCCGCAGGCATTGGTTTTGCTGAAAGTCCACCGAACGCCAGCGAAAGCTTCGGTACGAGCCGCTGTGGGTTAATTGCTCAGGGAATTGCCGGAGCCGTTCAAAATCAGCAACCTGCCGAGAGTTATCGGGCGGCTGTTCTGGCCGTATTTGAGCAGATAGGTTTGTCGATTGAGGAGCCGTATCGAAATCCGTGTTCGGCTTATTCGTATGCTTTCCCCATTTATTCGGTTAACTAG